TCAGATCTgccattttgtttgtttgattgGGAAAGGTGGCTTTTTTAAGTTGTTGATGAGAATGACATGAATCTTTGTTCAATGCTTGTAACTAGTTTGGTTTGGTGCCCATTTAGTTAAAATCTTATTCCGGCTTCGAAATGCTTCAATGCTGATTTTGTACATAATCAACAGTGATCAGTTAATGTGTTTGGTGCTTTTCTTGTTGTTTGGTTTAGGTTCAAACAAGAATATGTGTCTCACTTTGTGTTTGATTTCAGGTCTGAAACATTCTAGATCTCTGAAACAGAGCACCCATTGCAAGATTGGATCTTCACACAAGTTGTATTATTGAGGGCATGAGCCCTCTTCTGTGTTTGGATCACTTGGTAGCAGTTGCGGTCAATTTGTAGTTTGAAGAGTGAGGATTGCGTAAGATGGTCTGAAGGCCAGATACACTCACACACACATTACGCATTTGTCAAAAGCAAAATGTCAGGCAAGATGATCAACAGACCGTTGCTGCTGACCTATTTTTACCTACTGATCTACGTTCTGCTTTCATCTGGAGTTATATTATACAACAAGGTAATGCCTCCTGATCGGTTGGTTTTGGTGCATCTTGTCACTACTcgtttgcatgtttaataaGGTTGAATCGAGCCAAACTGAAGCCGTGAGCTATAATCtccatatgttttttttttgcgacATAATAATCTCCATATGGTGTTGATGGTCTTCTGTACTTGTTTCTTTGCAGTGGGTTCTGTCTCCGAAATACTTCAATTTCCCATTGCCTATAACACTTACGATGATTCATATGGGGTTTTCTGGACTGGTAGCATTTTTTCTTGTTCGTGTTTTCAAGGTACGGATGATCTCTTACTTCCGTACAACGCATATCTCTCATCACTTTTTGGCATAGAGTTGATTGGGGATAGCTATATATACAgtaaaacctctataaattaataagttcggaactaaagaaatttattattttaatgaaatattaatatatcaataaattaataaatttattaatttatcgattaattaataacttattaatttatcaaggtataataaatattttctttcactttttcaaagaaaaaaaaagagttttaCTTTTTGTTCATGCACCACATTGTTGGATTTATCACCGATATcgttgttcaaaatattatgttgttcgatttattgtattattttatttgatgataattGAATCAACAAAATTCTTTAATGACATCCTCATAAAGgtatataaattatgtcattattaatttatatattcgatgaggtctatatgaattctcaaatttctattatcttataaatttagtgaaatattaatttagcacGTTAGCCCCGAGTCGGGACCGGTAAAAAGTATTATTTTAAcgagattattaattaatcgggtATTAATTTAACGAGGTTCTACTATAGGTTAGCATGTTGCATGTAGACAGGTAAAACAAGTTGTATTTTTAGTTAGTACTCGGCTTGTCATAATCTATCATTTGTAGCAGCTTCAGTGATGCTTCCCGCCGTCCACTTCTGCCCATTGCCAAACTATaaatattgaaaatatacacccATACTTTCACCACTGATTTTGTTACTGATTTTCTTATGTCCGTGACTGTTCAAAAGTTCACATCACTTTCATTACCCCATGATAGTGTCTCAGCTTCAAATATATTTGGGTTTGACTCTGTTGATGTTATGCTATGTTCTGTCCATTAGGATCCTAcagtttttttgttacaagcaagattttaatttccttttttgATATCACAATTACTAATAACTTCATATATACGTGAATGGTTTTAAAACTGTTGCGTCTGTATCAAGTTCAAACGTTTGCCTCTTCAAATGAGAGATGTGGGGCTGCCGAAACTGGATTAAGTTAGTCTATGGTGTAACAAGTCATTTAAGACTTTGTGAGTTGCTAGAATGAAACGGTTTATTGGATTTCTCTAGAACTTGGATTTTTATAAGCCACTATTAAAATCTCTTCAGTGAGCATATGAGCTATGCGTGCCTGTTTCTGTGTTGGATCTCAAGGTCATATTTGTGGTAGATTGGCATAAAGAAGGGTGGATACACATGTTGTGCTGCGTTTGTTGGTTCTCTgccatatatttttattgtgCATTATGGAAACATTGCATCAATGGGTACTCATTTCTATATTGTTGATCAATTCTTACTTGTCTGTTTAACTTTGCAGGTTGTAGCTCCTGTCAAAATGACATTCGAAATGTAAGTGACTTTGGTTCTTTTTTCGGGTTTGCATGTTTGAATTAGGGTCCAAACTTTTGTATCTAACTATTTCTTCATGTGGCAGATACGCAACATGTGTAATACCCATAAGTGCCTTCTTTGCTTCAAGTCTTTGGTAAGTGCTGAAATTAGTAACAATCGGACTTTGGTTTGGGTTATACTGTATATTTATAAGGGGCATGAATATGTATCATGCATTTgatcttcttcatttttcaaACTGGGGAGAAAATCGAGAAAGTTGTGTCATATTTGATTAAGGCTTGCAGTTATTATGAGTTAACTTTATCCAGTCTATGCTTCTTCTTATGGATAAGACTATTATATTCTCAAATTTTGTTTAAAACTCCGTTAAGCAATTTCATCTTTCATTAGAAAGAAGCTTCTGTTTGGGCTCCCTGTTGAGCAATGTCCTTTAGAGGTTGACTTTGTGTTTACATTTATGCATGAATATACCACCCACTTCAGAAATAGTCAAATATTAGAAATTTTGGTTTGTATTTCTTCTACTTATCAAGAGTTTAGACAAGGAACATCAAGCTTTATTTACATAATATGAATTATTGTAATATATTTTTCTGTGATTTCAGGTTTGGAAACACTGCTTACTTGCATATCTCTGTGGCTTTCATCCAAATGCTCAAAGCTCTAAGTATGTAGCACATGGACAGTAAATCATCACATGCATATTACTACAATAATATTGCTAATAGAATCATATGCATAATGCTACAATATAATTGCTGACAGAATCGCGTTCATCTTACTACAGTATCATTGCTGATAGAATCTAACTTGTGTCTTAATACAACATTGCAGTGCCTGTGGCTACGTTTATCATGGCTGTTTTATGTGGCACTGATAAACCAAGGTGCGACGTGTTCTCAAACATGTTGCTGGTCAGTGTTGGAGTTGTCGTTTCCTCGTACGGGGAGATTCATTTTAACGTAGTTGGTACACTTTACCAGGTTACGGGCATCTTTGCGGAAGCCCTAAGGCTGGTCTTAACACAAGTCCTTCTGCAGAAGAAGGGTTTGACTTTAAATCCAATCACCAGCTTGTACTATATAGCTCCATGCAGGTATCATATTTTAATACTCGCAATTATATGCATTGAACAATTAGAATTTCCCCTCTTTGACACTCTTTCAGTCTTTCGAGGAGAATAACATATCCAGTGACACTTTAATAATGGGACATCCATTGCCTTCTTGATATAAGATATTGACTAAAGACTTACAATTATTTTTGGTGGTAACGGAGAACATAAGAAGTCATTAAATTTTTTGGCATCCATCACAATCTTTATTGAAGATAGACTCGGGTTTAGACTATTCTGTTCGTTATTGGCTGTTCTTGAGTTTGTTACTCTTGTAAATCGTGAAATCTGAATCGATAACCCACATCATTTGGCTGAGATTCATAGTCCACTGGATCTAAAAAGTGAATTGGTTAGCAGTTTCTATTAGCATGGTCCATCTGTACCATGGAACACTGCTGCTTTATTTTGATACACATGATGAGGTCTGTCTCAGTCTTGATGTATGCATTTGATTTAACAGAGTTTACTTCCAAGATGATTTTACATTGATGCATGTGAAAGTGGAAAAGAGAGAATTACAGGCATTCATTCTCTTCAGCTTCCCATAAtcatttattttctcttatttATTGCAGTTTTGTATTCCTGTCTGTGCCTTGGTTATTACTTGAGAAGCCAACAATGGAAGTTTCACAAATTCAGTTCAACTTCTGGATCTTTTTCTCGAATGCTCTATGTGCTTTGGCTTTGAACTTCTCCATATTCTTAGTAATTGGTCGAACTGGAGCAGTTACCATCCGAGTTGCTGGTGTTTTAAAAGACTGGATTTTGATTGCCCTGTCAACTGTCATATTTCCAGAGTCTATCATAACCAGGCTGAACATAATTGGTTATGCAATAGGTAGTTCTCCATTCATATAAATTGGAAGTCTTCTACCATAAAGATTTTAAATGTCAGTTAATGAGTTGGTCCATTTCTTCTGCAGCATTGTGTGGTGTTGTCATGTACAACTACATAAAGGTTAAGGATGTACGTGCAACTGCAACTCAGCTGCCTATTGACACTATTCCAGAGAGAATATCGAAGGTATATTTTCCTCCTTAGTTGATTTGGTTCCCTGACATACCGATGTTATTAAAATGGTTGGTGTTTCTTGACTCCTAGTACATCATCTAACTAGTATTATCCATACTGCCCAGGATTGGAAGATGGAGAAAAAGTCTTCTGATATCTATGTGCCTAATAATGGAGGGGGTTTATCTTCTGATATGAATGTGGATGAAGAAACACCCCTAACTCAATCATCCAGGTTGTCTCATGTGGGACGCTCATCAATTGGCAGCCATGGTGCATGACTCACGAAGCCTGAAGATTGATGTTTGGAAAAGGAAATCCGAAGTCAGAGTATGAGGCTCTTTTTGCACTTTAGACCCTTTATTCTTCCAGTGAAGATTTGACACGGATTTTGCAGGGGCAATTCATTGTGTTGCATTCATTTATAGGAAATGTATGCATGATTTGCCCGTTCAAATTTCCAGTTGGTAGCTTAGGACTTGCGGGTTAAGAAGCTCGCCATTAATTTGTCAAGACATAAAACCTAGGGTCTTGACAAATGATACAGTTTTCTACGCACAGCCAAGTAGAAATCAGACATTTAACCTGCggtacctttttttttttttttttcatttttctttttcttggttGAATTTGGTCATGAATGGTAAATTATGTAGTCCTACAGTTTACAGGATGATTGATGGTTAAATCAGTTATATGAAAATTATATTCTTTGCTTGAATAGTATTTGTCACTTCTAAAACCAAAGGTGAAGCAATCTGTGAACTCAATCTTCTGTTCTAGGTTAAAGCTATATACTAAAGAGCAGAAATGTGAATTCAATCGCATTTGGCTATTTGTTCTCCTGATGGACTTGAACAGGTAGAATGACTACAATCCAGTAAATTTGGCAACATCACATCCACATTCACATTGGAATTACAAGTGTGTACACATCGAAAGGGAAATGGCTATGGAACTGAATAAAGCACATCATCTTCTCTCTATTAACTAAGATAATCTTGGAAAGCATACAAAAGAACCGTGGTGGcattcaaaacaaagaaaaaaatgactcGCATGTGATTTACATAGAGAATCACAAACAATATGCACAACTCAGGCAagaataaattataaattaaatgAAGAGACCGATCGATGCCCACAAAGGCATTCCTCTGAGCCTCCTCTCCATCCTCTAGAATACGAATTGTAGTAGCCGGATTGGAAAAATTGAATTCTTGTATAACAGGAGGCTTCTACTTGAACTGTTCCCGAGTACTCAGTGACAAAAGCCTCCTTGCAGCTGGTGGTGCCAATCCAGGGATGTCCCTGATGTCCTTGTTGTTCGGGTTGACAACCTGAAATGGTAGACACAAGATATATTTAAGAACAGAAACAGGTGCTGTTAGTTTATCACTTAATcataataagtaaaataaatcAGAGAACGTACCTTCACAATAATAATTGCTATTACACCGCATACTATAAGCAGAAGGAAAAGCATGATACATTTATCTGTTGCCACCTGAAaagattgaaatttgaaatataACAGAAAGTCAGTTTCGGATGGAATAAGTCACACAAGTATATTTGAGGGGTAAGATCTCGACTGACCTGCCTACCAATCTCTTTAACAAGCTGGGTGGCCTTCTTGATTGAGAACTGAATTGTGTCCAGCTCATTGACAATGCGGCCCATTTGGTCAGTCTGTCAGATTCAACTCATACCGTATTAGGGTAAACTCTATGCTAAAACATATCAGAGGTAACAGGTGAGCGTACTTACTTGGCCCTTCAAGGTAACAGCAGTTTGAGTTCCCACTTCAATTGTCTGGTGAACAACCTATGGGAACAACCACAGAGTTCAGAATGCCTGGCAATGAAACAATAGGAGAATTTGAGATATATGATTTTGGTAAAAAGCTAGCCATTCACCTTCTTAGACCGTTCAATGACCTGGTCAGTCTCGTCCATTGTTTTCATCCCGGAATTGATTAGTTCTTGATTTGACATA
This is a stretch of genomic DNA from Argentina anserina chromosome 4, drPotAnse1.1, whole genome shotgun sequence. It encodes these proteins:
- the LOC126790154 gene encoding probable sugar phosphate/phosphate translocator At3g17430 yields the protein MSGKMINRPLLLTYFYLLIYVLLSSGVILYNKWVLSPKYFNFPLPITLTMIHMGFSGLVAFFLVRVFKVVAPVKMTFEIYATCVIPISAFFASSLWFGNTAYLHISVAFIQMLKALMPVATFIMAVLCGTDKPRCDVFSNMLLVSVGVVVSSYGEIHFNVVGTLYQVTGIFAEALRLVLTQVLLQKKGLTLNPITSLYYIAPCSFVFLSVPWLLLEKPTMEVSQIQFNFWIFFSNALCALALNFSIFLVIGRTGAVTIRVAGVLKDWILIALSTVIFPESIITRLNIIGYAIALCGVVMYNYIKVKDVRATATQLPIDTIPERISKDWKMEKKSSDIYVPNNGGGLSSDMNVDEETPLTQSSRLSHVGRSSIGSHGA
- the LOC126790307 gene encoding novel plant SNARE 13 produces the protein MASNLPMSPQLEQIHGEIRDNFRALANGFQKLDKIKDSSRQSKQLEELTGKMRECKRLIKEFDREMKDEEGRNTPDVNKQLNDEKQSMIKELNSYVQMRKTFMNSLGNKKVELFDMGAGVSEPTADDNVQMASTMSNQELINSGMKTMDETDQVIERSKKVVHQTIEVGTQTAVTLKGQTDQMGRIVNELDTIQFSIKKATQLVKEIGRQVATDKCIMLFLLLIVCGVIAIIIVKVVNPNNKDIRDIPGLAPPAARRLLSLSTREQFK